The uncultured Flavobacterium sp. genome contains a region encoding:
- a CDS encoding alpha/beta hydrolase yields the protein MTKKATNPTKSLKIPQFIIISCKICAFISTKLVTSYTARLFTTPIKHKVPKREFEMDTKSIQETVYVPVINQSVVTYHYGKSDRKILLVHGWSGRGTQLFKIADELLKNGYSTVSFDAPAHGKSQGKMTIMSEFIASILEIDKKYGPFEIAIGHSLGGMSVLNAIKDGLHVKKAIVIGSGDIVQDIIDDFILKLGLKQEISDRLRDLFEDKYQVKMDDFSAYKAAQQVKIPVLVIHDNDDPEVSVKAGIHIHQQLENGTLYLTEGLGHRKILGNQNVIKKVLDFIKTN from the coding sequence AAATTCCGCAGTTTATAATTATATCCTGCAAAATATGTGCTTTTATTTCAACCAAATTGGTTACATCATACACAGCAAGACTATTTACCACACCAATAAAACATAAAGTTCCCAAACGTGAGTTTGAGATGGATACAAAAAGTATCCAAGAGACAGTTTATGTCCCAGTCATTAATCAAAGTGTTGTAACGTATCACTATGGAAAAAGTGATCGAAAAATACTGTTAGTTCATGGCTGGTCAGGACGAGGCACACAATTATTCAAAATAGCCGATGAACTTTTGAAAAATGGCTATTCAACCGTTAGTTTTGACGCTCCTGCACATGGAAAATCTCAAGGAAAAATGACGATAATGTCTGAGTTTATTGCTTCTATCCTGGAAATTGATAAAAAATATGGTCCGTTTGAAATCGCAATTGGCCATTCATTAGGAGGAATGTCAGTTTTAAATGCCATAAAAGACGGTCTTCACGTAAAAAAAGCCATAGTAATTGGGAGTGGTGATATTGTTCAAGATATAATTGATGATTTTATCTTAAAACTTGGCTTAAAACAAGAAATAAGTGATCGTCTTCGAGATCTTTTTGAAGATAAATATCAAGTAAAAATGGATGATTTTTCAGCCTATAAAGCGGCACAGCAAGTCAAAATTCCCGTTTTGGTAATACATGATAATGATGATCCTGAAGTTTCGGTAAAAGCAGGAATTCATATACATCAACAACTTGAGAATGGTACTTTATACTTAACTGAAGGATTAGGACACAGAAAAATACTTGGGAATCAAAATGTTATTAAAAAAGTATTGGATTTTATCAAAACCAACTAA